A genome region from Trueperaceae bacterium includes the following:
- a CDS encoding S8 family serine peptidase has product MRRIVTWLTTVLVCGALLAGCGTAPAPTGPVPGPETDPEVAPGRPMLLSNSRQESASFELENISDETLDWTIEVADSARNPESGSWFEITPDSGRLGPFDRQIVTLTQLPGLEPGRYSSILRVVYQGGVTAFDVIGEVIPAGSQDGQGSIEGILRTDNALIPLRPPANFQRSSAIEREPAEGRESFVPGQLIVGLEPGARLLSADAEEPLEALAQRADVEVLSHDPVTGTALLSTTGDPARVAQLLESDPAVAFAEPNYRFYLHSIPNDPLLAEAWHLPVVGAPVAWEAPNPGSGPIVAVIDSGIDIDHEDLRGIFVSTGWDFCSNFDCTRTDADPRPDSLADTHGTHVTGLLAAVAGNGRGTAGVTGEVARIVPIKVFDGLSTTAPALAKAIRWAAGLPVEGAPANEHPADIITLSLGANEDSTLVRQAIEAAADEGALIIASAGNQGHGSLDYPARYEEVVAVGSVNSEFERSCFSDYGSGLDIMAPGGDGFLGIPDCSGANDEALLSTFPGDDYGIDAGTSMAAPIVAGAAALAWAHTPDATARRVTERLLNTAYFDDSYMSREFYGAGVLRVDLALGFPGPGDEATVQATGPSSALDTVTLRLDGTSTAFSLGDLAAGSYTVAADALGDRFSLSGAATFSLGPAQHLNGATVPLDR; this is encoded by the coding sequence ATGAGGCGAATAGTGACCTGGTTGACTACGGTCCTGGTCTGCGGCGCCCTGCTCGCCGGCTGCGGGACCGCGCCCGCCCCGACAGGGCCGGTGCCTGGCCCCGAAACCGACCCCGAAGTGGCGCCAGGACGGCCCATGCTGCTCAGCAACAGCCGGCAGGAGAGCGCCAGTTTCGAGCTCGAGAACATATCGGACGAGACCCTCGATTGGACGATCGAGGTGGCCGATTCGGCGAGGAACCCCGAATCCGGCAGCTGGTTCGAGATTACGCCCGACTCCGGGCGGCTGGGGCCGTTCGACCGGCAGATAGTCACCCTGACGCAGCTACCCGGGCTCGAGCCGGGCCGTTACAGCTCGATACTGAGGGTCGTCTACCAGGGCGGGGTGACCGCTTTCGACGTGATCGGCGAGGTCATCCCCGCCGGATCGCAGGATGGCCAGGGCAGCATCGAAGGGATCCTGAGGACGGACAACGCCCTCATCCCGCTGAGGCCGCCCGCTAACTTCCAGCGCAGCTCGGCGATCGAACGGGAACCGGCCGAGGGGCGGGAGAGTTTCGTCCCGGGCCAGCTGATCGTGGGTCTCGAACCGGGCGCGCGCCTCCTCTCGGCCGACGCCGAGGAACCCCTCGAAGCGCTCGCTCAGCGGGCCGATGTCGAGGTGCTGAGCCACGACCCGGTTACCGGCACCGCGCTGCTGAGCACGACCGGCGACCCGGCAAGGGTGGCCCAGCTCCTGGAGTCGGACCCAGCGGTGGCGTTCGCCGAACCGAACTACCGTTTCTACCTCCATTCGATCCCCAACGACCCGCTCCTGGCCGAAGCCTGGCATCTGCCGGTGGTCGGCGCGCCGGTCGCCTGGGAAGCGCCGAACCCGGGGAGCGGCCCGATAGTGGCGGTCATCGACAGCGGGATTGACATCGACCACGAGGACCTGCGGGGGATCTTCGTCTCGACGGGTTGGGACTTCTGCTCGAACTTCGACTGTACGAGGACCGACGCCGACCCCCGGCCCGATAGCCTCGCCGATACCCACGGCACCCACGTCACCGGCCTCCTCGCCGCCGTCGCAGGCAACGGCCGGGGCACCGCGGGAGTCACCGGCGAGGTAGCTCGCATCGTGCCGATCAAGGTGTTCGACGGCCTCTCCACCACCGCCCCGGCCCTGGCGAAGGCGATCCGCTGGGCGGCGGGACTGCCGGTCGAGGGAGCACCCGCGAACGAACACCCGGCTGACATCATCACCCTGAGCCTGGGGGCGAACGAGGACAGCACCCTCGTGCGCCAGGCCATCGAGGCCGCCGCCGACGAAGGCGCGCTCATCATCGCCTCCGCCGGTAATCAGGGGCACGGCAGCCTCGACTACCCGGCTCGCTACGAGGAGGTGGTGGCCGTCGGCTCCGTCAACAGTGAGTTCGAGCGCTCCTGCTTCTCCGACTACGGCAGCGGACTGGACATCATGGCGCCAGGAGGGGACGGGTTCCTGGGCATCCCGGACTGCAGCGGCGCGAACGACGAAGCTCTGCTCTCGACCTTCCCCGGCGACGACTACGGCATCGATGCCGGCACCTCGATGGCCGCGCCGATAGTCGCAGGGGCGGCCGCGCTGGCCTGGGCGCACACGCCCGACGCCACCGCGAGGAGGGTGACGGAGCGTCTCCTGAACACCGCCTACTTCGACGATAGCTACATGAGCCGGGAGTTCTACGGCGCCGGGGTGTTGCGCGTCGACCTCGCCCTGGGCTTCCCCGGTCCGGGCGACGAAGCGACGGTCCAGGCCACCGGACCGAGCAGCGCTCTCGACACCGTCACCTTGCGACTCGACGGGACCTCGACGGCGTTCAGCCTGGGCGACCTGGCCGCCGGCAGCTATACGGTCGCCGCCGACGCCCTGGGCGATCGCTTCTCGCTCTCCGGTGCGGCGACCTTCTCCTTGGGGCCCGCTCAGCACCTGAACGGGGCGACAGTTCCCCTGGACAGGTGA
- the fni gene encoding type 2 isopentenyl-diphosphate Delta-isomerase: protein MNVTSRRKKRHIEVCLEEPVEYELLTTGFERWRLPYRALPEADLNAVDLSVELLGRRLRAPLLIGAMTGGSELSARINRNLAEAAQRCAVGLMLGSQRVMIERPEVTPSFRVREVAPDILLLGNLGLVQLLLGYGVEEMRQAVEAVGADALALHANPLQEALQEGGDTNFSGALARLSELLPRLPFPVLLKEVGHGLSARVAREAAAAGVAALDLAGAGGTSWAKVEQYARWGEVRHPQLAEWGIPTAEALRSVASAGLGLPLIASGGIRSGVDVAKAVALGASACAVARPLLAPAIESADAVVEALERLIFELRVAAFCCGVQDLSELARVDPEAVPS, encoded by the coding sequence GTGAACGTCACTTCCAGACGCAAGAAACGTCACATCGAGGTCTGCCTGGAAGAACCTGTCGAGTACGAGCTCCTGACGACCGGCTTCGAGAGGTGGCGGCTTCCCTACCGCGCTTTGCCCGAGGCCGACTTGAACGCGGTGGATCTGAGCGTCGAGTTGCTGGGCAGGCGGCTCCGCGCTCCGCTCCTGATCGGTGCGATGACGGGCGGCAGCGAGCTTTCCGCCCGGATCAACCGAAACCTCGCGGAAGCCGCTCAGCGCTGCGCGGTGGGCCTGATGCTCGGTTCTCAGCGGGTGATGATCGAGCGTCCCGAGGTCACCCCCTCGTTCCGCGTGCGTGAGGTCGCTCCCGACATCCTCCTGCTGGGCAACCTCGGCCTCGTGCAGCTGCTACTGGGCTACGGCGTGGAGGAGATGCGACAGGCGGTCGAGGCGGTGGGCGCCGACGCCCTGGCGCTTCACGCCAACCCGCTGCAGGAGGCGTTGCAGGAGGGTGGCGACACGAACTTCAGTGGCGCGCTGGCGCGGCTCTCCGAACTCCTGCCGCGGCTCCCCTTCCCGGTCCTTCTCAAGGAGGTGGGTCACGGCCTCTCGGCTCGAGTGGCCCGCGAAGCTGCGGCGGCCGGGGTGGCGGCCCTGGATCTTGCGGGAGCGGGCGGAACGTCGTGGGCCAAGGTGGAGCAGTACGCGCGCTGGGGTGAGGTGAGGCATCCGCAACTGGCCGAGTGGGGCATACCCACCGCCGAGGCGCTCCGCTCGGTCGCGAGCGCGGGGCTCGGTCTGCCGCTCATCGCCTCCGGCGGTATACGCAGCGGGGTGGACGTGGCCAAGGCGGTTGCCCTGGGCGCCTCTGCCTGCGCGGTCGCCCGGCCGCTGCTGGCGCCGGCGATCGAGTCGGCCGACGCCGTGGTGGAAGCGCTCGAGCGCCTCATCTTCGAGCTGCGGGTGGCCGCTTTCTGTTGTGGGGTCCAGGATCTGAGCGAATTGGCGCGGGTCGATCCGGAGGCCGTTCCCAGCTGA
- a CDS encoding S8 family serine peptidase: protein MPPSPRGRAVSGLLNLSLLLLCLLLGACASFQEPVLEIGAGQLRLDSQFPVKELSISNVGSRLSKLRWSASSDSALIHISPAEGELRGGQGSELLRISVDFSDLEEGDVSSASVTIESNGGDVVLPVSFHMTAERACSPDMEAQYEFHSLSTSAPPAGSFVPGELLVGYAEPAGEYEPLSAAAARREQASDVRSEHGLRLLSVGSSRSYERVAAREPLEAARRLRSDPRVAFAHPNYYVRPLGIPNDPCYFDQWNVHGFGLEEAWEYTGMASGAPVVVAVIDTGVDTDHEDLRDKLVPGYDIWDDDEDPSPGGPAHASAHGTHVAGIALAEGDNGVGVAGVAYGPNVKLLPVKIFDDSGSLATTADLADAILWAAGIPVSGLPTNHYPADVINMSVGAGPGRVAVLDEATARAREAGAVLLAAAGNNTSTEGQYGVQAPANSPAVIAVGSVNESLTRSSFSDWGADGASVDLMAPGGYGSSSCLRIRSTIPWNDYGCMAGTSMAAPFASGVAALILAQDPDLEPAEVERRLIATAYFDPSMMNRDEYGSGVICAVRALAGIFDRRAQPCD from the coding sequence GTGCCCCCATCCCCCCGCGGCCGCGCCGTGTCCGGCCTGCTCAACCTGAGCCTCCTGCTGCTCTGCCTCCTGCTCGGAGCCTGCGCTTCATTCCAGGAGCCGGTCCTCGAGATCGGCGCCGGTCAGTTGAGGCTCGACAGCCAGTTCCCGGTCAAGGAGTTGTCGATCTCCAACGTGGGATCCAGGCTGTCGAAGCTTCGCTGGAGCGCCTCCAGCGACTCGGCCTTGATCCACATCTCACCGGCCGAGGGGGAACTGAGGGGCGGGCAGGGAAGCGAGCTGCTGCGGATCTCGGTCGACTTCTCGGACCTCGAAGAGGGGGATGTGAGCAGTGCCTCGGTGACCATCGAGTCGAACGGCGGCGACGTGGTACTGCCGGTGAGCTTCCACATGACCGCGGAGCGAGCCTGCTCCCCCGACATGGAGGCGCAGTACGAGTTCCATTCGCTTTCAACCTCAGCGCCGCCGGCTGGCAGCTTCGTGCCTGGCGAACTGCTGGTAGGGTACGCGGAACCGGCAGGCGAGTACGAGCCGCTCTCGGCAGCCGCCGCTCGACGCGAACAGGCCAGCGACGTGCGCAGCGAACACGGCCTGAGGCTGCTCTCGGTGGGCAGTTCGCGAAGCTACGAACGGGTAGCGGCCCGGGAACCGCTGGAGGCCGCTCGCCGGTTGCGGAGCGATCCGCGGGTCGCGTTCGCCCACCCAAACTACTACGTCAGACCCCTCGGCATCCCCAACGACCCCTGCTACTTCGATCAGTGGAACGTGCACGGCTTCGGGCTCGAGGAGGCGTGGGAATACACCGGCATGGCGTCCGGCGCACCGGTGGTCGTAGCCGTGATAGACACGGGCGTCGACACCGATCACGAGGACCTCCGCGACAAGCTAGTGCCCGGCTACGACATCTGGGACGACGATGAAGACCCCTCCCCCGGGGGACCCGCGCATGCCTCGGCCCACGGGACCCACGTAGCGGGGATCGCGCTGGCCGAAGGCGACAACGGCGTGGGCGTGGCCGGCGTCGCATACGGGCCCAACGTCAAGCTCCTGCCGGTGAAGATCTTCGACGACTCCGGCTCGTTGGCCACCACCGCCGACCTCGCCGACGCGATCCTGTGGGCGGCGGGAATACCGGTCTCCGGGCTGCCGACCAACCACTATCCGGCCGACGTCATAAACATGAGCGTGGGCGCCGGTCCCGGGCGGGTGGCGGTACTGGACGAGGCGACGGCCCGCGCCCGCGAGGCGGGAGCGGTGCTGCTCGCGGCCGCGGGGAACAACACCTCGACCGAGGGGCAGTACGGTGTTCAGGCGCCCGCCAACTCGCCGGCCGTCATCGCCGTGGGATCGGTGAACGAGAGCCTCACGCGCTCTAGCTTCTCCGACTGGGGCGCGGACGGGGCCAGCGTCGACCTCATGGCGCCCGGCGGTTACGGCAGCTCGAGCTGTCTGCGCATCCGGAGCACCATCCCCTGGAACGACTACGGCTGCATGGCCGGCACTTCGATGGCGGCCCCCTTCGCCTCCGGGGTGGCGGCCCTCATCCTGGCCCAGGACCCGGACCTGGAACCGGCAGAGGTAGAGCGGCGGCTCATTGCTACCGCCTACTTCGACCCGTCCATGATGAACCGCGACGAGTACGGCAGCGGCGTCATCTGCGCGGTCAGGGCGTTGGCCGGGATCTTCGACCGGCGAGCGCAGCCGTGCGACTGA